One genomic region from Flagellimonas oceani encodes:
- a CDS encoding SusC/RagA family TonB-linked outer membrane protein, whose product MKLKINYLKINLLVVILLSCFSMKASKYVQPSNISIKLKEARLLEIFSELENTTKYEFSYGQYVLNDQKRYSLQYENKSLREILSDLSGKANFAFEIGSNKVLIAEKGSSDESQQFNVKGSVIDSNGAPLPGATIVEKGTSNGTTTDFDGTFSIDVSSSPATLQVSYIGFKTQEVVVDAGTTITVTMDQDSNALEEVVVVGYGKQKKSDITGAVASVSQEDLAEIPVTNPIQALKGKVAGLDVYNGGNEPGGDITIRLRGERSIGANNSPLIVLDGIPIAGGLNEINPNDIASIEILKDASATAIYGSRASNGVILITTKRGVTGDTRITYNGYYGLTSVINKLDVMDGEQFAQLRREANRTVSADGTAPSDDQLFDNIGLESLQQGRFTDWQDFTYGTGQRQSHQVSVNGGGEKTQFALSFNFFEETGIVDKAKFQRGNLRINLDHELSEKINLGVSSFMSRSKQNVVQIDLYDNVLRLSPLGTPYDDEGNVLFRPTNDESQRVNPLSDLANSVDDRFKTRVFASIFGEYKFNDNLSYRLNIGPDAETSKRGYFYGSMTTNNQGGSSTAGISNNERISLTIENILNYNGKLGDQHELGATLVQSYQNQVTRSDYTNVGKLPFDSQSYNNLASAGEVLGVGSNYQKWRLLSYTGRLNYQLMGRYLFTATARADGSSRFAEGNKWGFFPSAAVAWKITEEPFFNVPTSAISELKLRLSYGETGNTGIDPYQTFSTLNTSSYALGDNGAPGFVPQSISNPNLRWETTEQLNVGLDFEIWKERVAGSINYYVSKTKDLLLPRSLPSSSGFTTVLENIGSTENKGLEVLVSFRDIIPSEDFHWQADLTFSRNRNKITELFGDGLDDLGNLWFIGKPINVFYDYRKIGIWQTDEADLAESYGFEPGQIKVEDINDDGVINADDRTILGNAAPDWIAGLTTRIGYKGIGLSVVLNTRQSNMIFSEWYENNNRLAGRYNNIDVDYWTPENPTNDNPRPNVSQESAFLGSTLAYKDVSYVRVRNVALSYSLPESILDKLQMKNVTFNLTAENPFTFTKYKGMDPEFESNGQRALYPSTKLYAIGLNLTF is encoded by the coding sequence ATGAAATTAAAAATCAATTATTTAAAAATCAACCTCTTGGTTGTTATTTTATTGAGTTGCTTTAGCATGAAGGCCAGTAAATATGTACAGCCGTCAAATATAAGCATTAAACTGAAAGAAGCCAGACTGTTGGAGATATTTTCAGAGCTTGAAAATACCACCAAGTATGAGTTCAGTTATGGACAGTACGTTTTGAACGATCAAAAAAGGTACTCGCTCCAGTATGAAAATAAGTCTTTGAGAGAAATCCTTTCCGATTTGTCAGGGAAGGCAAATTTTGCTTTCGAGATAGGTTCGAACAAGGTGCTGATCGCGGAAAAAGGCAGTAGTGATGAAAGCCAACAATTTAACGTTAAGGGTTCCGTGATCGATTCCAATGGTGCACCTTTGCCGGGAGCCACGATAGTGGAAAAAGGGACCTCCAATGGTACCACAACGGACTTCGATGGAACTTTTTCCATCGACGTGTCAAGTTCCCCAGCAACGCTACAAGTTTCATACATTGGTTTTAAAACCCAAGAGGTGGTCGTGGATGCAGGGACCACCATAACGGTAACCATGGATCAAGACTCCAATGCCCTGGAAGAGGTTGTGGTGGTTGGGTACGGAAAACAGAAGAAGAGCGATATCACTGGGGCAGTGGCCTCTGTGAGCCAAGAAGATCTGGCCGAAATACCCGTTACCAACCCCATACAAGCACTAAAAGGTAAGGTTGCTGGACTTGATGTCTATAATGGAGGAAATGAGCCAGGCGGCGATATTACCATTCGTTTGCGGGGTGAGCGTTCCATTGGGGCCAACAACAGTCCCTTGATCGTATTGGATGGCATCCCCATCGCCGGGGGACTCAATGAAATCAATCCAAATGACATAGCCTCCATTGAAATACTTAAGGACGCATCCGCTACCGCCATTTATGGGTCCAGGGCATCCAATGGTGTTATCCTGATTACCACAAAACGCGGTGTAACCGGGGACACCCGAATCACCTATAATGGTTACTACGGTCTTACTTCAGTTATCAATAAATTGGATGTGATGGACGGGGAGCAATTCGCGCAATTGCGCAGGGAAGCCAACCGTACCGTTTCAGCGGACGGAACCGCACCCTCGGATGACCAGTTATTCGATAATATTGGATTGGAATCCCTACAACAAGGAAGGTTTACGGATTGGCAGGATTTCACCTATGGGACAGGTCAGAGACAAAGCCACCAGGTAAGTGTGAACGGTGGTGGTGAGAAGACCCAATTTGCCCTTTCGTTCAACTTTTTTGAAGAAACCGGTATTGTGGACAAGGCCAAGTTCCAACGTGGCAATCTAAGGATCAATCTGGATCATGAACTGAGTGAAAAAATAAACCTGGGCGTATCCAGTTTTATGAGCCGAAGTAAGCAAAATGTTGTTCAAATAGACCTGTACGACAACGTACTTCGTCTTAGCCCATTGGGCACACCTTATGATGATGAGGGCAATGTATTGTTCAGACCAACAAATGATGAAAGTCAGCGGGTAAACCCATTATCGGATTTGGCCAATTCAGTTGATGACCGATTTAAGACAAGGGTTTTTGCCAGTATTTTTGGTGAGTACAAGTTCAACGACAATTTAAGCTATAGATTGAATATCGGACCGGATGCGGAAACATCTAAGCGGGGTTATTTCTATGGCAGTATGACTACGAACAATCAAGGAGGGTCTTCAACTGCCGGTATAAGCAACAATGAACGAATTTCCTTGACCATCGAAAACATCTTGAACTACAATGGTAAATTGGGCGATCAACATGAACTTGGTGCCACTTTGGTTCAAAGCTATCAAAATCAGGTTACCCGAAGCGATTATACAAACGTGGGTAAGTTACCGTTCGATTCCCAATCCTATAATAACCTAGCATCGGCAGGGGAGGTATTGGGAGTGGGAAGTAATTATCAAAAATGGAGATTACTTTCTTATACTGGAAGATTGAACTACCAATTGATGGGCAGGTACCTATTTACCGCAACAGCCAGAGCCGATGGCTCATCCCGCTTTGCAGAAGGCAACAAATGGGGCTTTTTTCCATCCGCGGCAGTGGCTTGGAAAATAACGGAAGAACCATTTTTCAATGTGCCGACCTCTGCAATTTCTGAATTGAAACTCAGATTGAGCTATGGCGAAACCGGTAATACAGGGATTGACCCGTATCAGACCTTCAGTACGTTGAACACCAGTTCCTATGCCCTTGGGGATAATGGCGCACCTGGATTTGTTCCACAGTCCATCTCCAATCCCAATTTAAGATGGGAGACCACCGAACAGCTCAATGTTGGGTTGGATTTCGAAATTTGGAAGGAAAGAGTGGCTGGGTCCATCAATTATTATGTATCAAAGACCAAAGATCTATTGTTGCCCAGAAGTCTGCCATCGAGTTCAGGTTTCACGACCGTATTGGAAAATATCGGTTCGACCGAAAACAAAGGGTTGGAAGTGTTGGTTTCCTTTAGGGACATCATTCCTTCCGAAGATTTTCACTGGCAAGCAGATCTTACTTTTTCAAGAAACAGGAACAAGATCACCGAACTCTTTGGTGATGGCCTGGATGATCTGGGCAACCTATGGTTCATAGGTAAGCCCATCAATGTATTTTATGATTACAGGAAAATTGGTATTTGGCAGACGGATGAGGCCGATTTGGCGGAAAGCTACGGTTTTGAGCCTGGACAGATCAAGGTGGAGGATATCAACGACGATGGGGTGATCAATGCTGATGACCGTACCATTTTGGGGAATGCCGCTCCTGATTGGATTGCCGGACTTACCACAAGAATCGGTTATAAGGGCATTGGTCTTTCCGTTGTGTTGAATACAAGACAAAGCAATATGATTTTCTCCGAATGGTATGAGAACAACAACCGTTTGGCAGGTAGATACAATAATATCGATGTGGATTATTGGACTCCGGAGAACCCGACCAATGACAATCCACGGCCGAATGTAAGTCAGGAATCCGCATTTTTGGGGTCAACTTTGGCCTATAAGGATGTGAGCTATGTAAGGGTCAGGAATGTGGCACTTTCTTATTCGTTGCCAGAATCAATATTGGACAAGTTGCAAATGAAGAATGTCACTTTTAACCTAACGGCCGAAAATCCATTCACATTTACCAAATACAAGGGTATGGATCCAGAATTTGAGTCCAATGGTCAAAGAGCGCTTTATCCTTCCACCAAATTGTATGCGATAGGACTAAACCTAACTTTTTAA
- a CDS encoding DUF4138 domain-containing protein, which produces MRPFHVFIFSLLSHLTLLAQSDTLYVNDTHTLALVFPNPIARAVTGHPNYTFGYDTTSPGRLGLLQGHPGTDSNLLVLTDDGLAYSFYLVYRKQLQEGHRFVNVDKSIGNVRPEKWLDSLVPKKKNLSNTSPESDSLQYQKASTYFLERAQTVLRSKRRDGIILRLRDVAYYGTSTYLVLEIENRSAIDLEVDFVQVFKAHGNPRKKSSYQKLIMEPVYRHKMPSMVKVGQKQCFVYVVPKFTLGDREKLVVELREKRGSRLIVLKGIMRTHH; this is translated from the coding sequence ATGAGACCTTTCCACGTATTCATTTTCAGCCTTTTGTCCCATTTGACGTTACTGGCCCAATCGGACACCCTTTACGTAAACGACACCCATACCCTGGCCCTGGTATTCCCCAACCCCATTGCGCGGGCCGTTACCGGACACCCCAATTATACGTTTGGATATGATACCACCTCCCCAGGGAGGCTTGGACTTTTACAGGGACATCCGGGTACGGACAGTAACCTGTTGGTTTTGACCGATGATGGTCTGGCCTATTCGTTTTATCTGGTCTATCGAAAACAGTTGCAGGAAGGCCATCGGTTTGTGAATGTGGACAAAAGCATTGGAAACGTCCGGCCTGAAAAATGGTTGGATTCCTTGGTGCCAAAGAAAAAGAATTTGTCCAATACCTCGCCAGAATCGGACAGTCTCCAGTACCAAAAGGCCAGTACCTATTTTTTGGAAAGGGCCCAAACGGTTCTACGATCCAAACGAAGGGATGGTATCATCCTAAGGCTCCGGGATGTGGCCTATTATGGTACGAGTACCTATCTCGTTCTGGAGATAGAGAACCGCTCCGCCATCGATCTTGAGGTGGATTTTGTCCAGGTATTCAAGGCCCATGGGAACCCACGGAAAAAGTCCTCCTACCAAAAACTGATTATGGAACCGGTTTACAGGCACAAAATGCCCTCCATGGTCAAGGTGGGGCAAAAACAATGCTTTGTATATGTGGTGCCCAAGTTCACCTTGGGGGATAGGGAAAAACTGGTGGTGGAGCTCCGGGAAAAGCGTGGGAGTCGTCTTATTGTACTTAAAGGCATTATGCGTACCCATCATTGA
- a CDS encoding RagB/SusD family nutrient uptake outer membrane protein produces the protein MKTKIFNSIFALISGILLFSCSLEEVPISEPTPDAIYSTASGIRDGVNGVYSNLRDLYGSQAGFTMTTMGTDIFRHGKDGGYKAMDRYGTDFNSSLGYVEDIWEICYRGINSANTILDRIDLVEMPDSDKTRYKAEVRFLRAHFYYWLTIQYGDVVLRNTETKGVITDDVRTDRALVWEFMREDAEFAVENLDWSNTDYGRATKGAALHQLAEILLLVEDYIGAEQAGKQLIQEGPNSLLDSYSDIFEYDNQINDEVVFAVQYINDPLNNANGNQGHLFFTPAYDQFPGLTRDLTQGGRPWTRFRPTQFYRELFEDNDTRFDVTFRYTWTYNNEATLPEGAQIGDTVVWETTPGEFSFIAPNTDQMHWGVKKHDDPTRASFQDTRGFRDFFVYRLSETYLVVAEALMGQNKLQEAADYINVVRARAAEQGSTMVQVSANEVDIDFILDERARELGGEAQRWMDLARTGKLQERVSMYNENATPNIKAFHGLRPIPQSQIDLSTNSFPQNEGY, from the coding sequence ATGAAAACTAAAATATTCAATTCGATTTTTGCTTTGATTTCGGGAATATTACTTTTCTCTTGTTCTCTTGAGGAAGTCCCAATTTCCGAACCGACCCCCGATGCCATTTATTCCACTGCAAGCGGTATAAGGGATGGTGTGAACGGAGTATATTCCAATCTACGTGACCTATATGGAAGCCAAGCCGGTTTCACCATGACAACCATGGGGACCGATATTTTCCGACATGGAAAGGATGGGGGCTACAAGGCCATGGACCGCTACGGCACCGATTTTAATTCCTCTTTGGGTTATGTGGAAGATATTTGGGAAATATGTTATCGTGGCATCAACAGTGCCAATACGATTTTAGATAGAATTGACTTGGTGGAAATGCCCGATTCCGATAAAACAAGATATAAAGCAGAGGTAAGGTTTTTAAGAGCGCATTTTTACTACTGGCTTACCATTCAGTATGGAGATGTGGTATTGAGGAATACGGAGACCAAAGGGGTAATTACGGATGATGTCAGGACGGATAGGGCCTTGGTATGGGAATTTATGAGAGAGGATGCGGAGTTTGCCGTGGAAAACCTTGATTGGAGCAACACCGATTACGGAAGGGCCACCAAGGGTGCAGCATTGCATCAATTGGCAGAGATTTTGCTCTTGGTCGAGGATTATATTGGTGCTGAACAAGCTGGAAAGCAATTGATTCAGGAAGGACCAAATTCCTTATTGGATTCGTACAGTGATATTTTTGAGTACGACAACCAAATAAACGATGAGGTTGTATTTGCAGTGCAATATATCAACGATCCATTGAACAACGCAAACGGTAACCAAGGACATTTGTTCTTTACACCTGCCTACGACCAATTTCCAGGGCTTACCAGGGATTTGACACAGGGAGGAAGGCCATGGACAAGGTTTAGGCCCACACAGTTCTATAGAGAATTGTTCGAGGACAATGACACCCGGTTTGATGTAACCTTTAGGTATACTTGGACCTATAACAATGAAGCAACCCTACCAGAAGGTGCCCAAATAGGTGATACGGTAGTTTGGGAAACAACCCCTGGAGAGTTTTCTTTTATTGCCCCGAACACAGACCAAATGCATTGGGGCGTGAAGAAGCATGATGATCCGACAAGGGCAAGCTTTCAAGACACCAGAGGGTTTAGGGATTTCTTTGTGTACCGTTTATCCGAAACTTATTTAGTGGTTGCCGAAGCCTTAATGGGACAAAACAAGCTTCAAGAAGCAGCAGATTACATAAATGTGGTCAGGGCCCGTGCAGCGGAACAAGGGAGCACAATGGTACAGGTAAGTGCCAATGAGGTGGATATTGATTTTATTCTTGACGAAAGGGCCCGTGAATTGGGAGGTGAAGCACAAAGATGGATGGATTTGGCTCGTACCGGAAAATTGCAGGAACGAGTATCCATGTACAACGAAAATGCCACACCGAACATCAAGGCTTTTCATGGGCTAAGACCAATACCACAGTCCCAAATTGATTTGAGTACCAATAGTTTTCCCCAAAATGAGGGGTATTAA
- a CDS encoding conjugal transfer protein TraK, with amino-acid sequence MKKVYRNITDILRLNRFIVLAVVALCLLCSGLSLGLLYHYQEKLLNSAFAIQSDGSVLPLELVDQRENREVEALAHIDRFHRLFYGIDGTNYRSQLEKALWLGDASVDAVYRQKRSDGVYNRLLQFSLRQEVVQVDIELHLDQEPYRFRARTVFEVNRGSVTDYYQLDTSGELVTVDRNFPHNPHGLLITHFFEDALRKLEPQP; translated from the coding sequence ATGAAAAAAGTATATAGGAACATCACCGACATTTTACGATTGAACCGTTTTATCGTTCTGGCGGTGGTCGCACTTTGCCTGCTTTGCAGTGGCCTTTCCCTGGGACTGCTCTACCATTATCAGGAAAAACTGTTGAACTCCGCCTTTGCCATCCAAAGCGATGGTTCGGTCCTTCCCTTGGAACTGGTGGACCAAAGGGAAAACCGTGAGGTGGAGGCCCTGGCCCATATCGACCGCTTCCACCGGCTCTTTTATGGCATCGATGGTACCAATTACCGGTCCCAATTGGAAAAGGCCCTCTGGTTGGGTGATGCCTCCGTGGATGCCGTCTACCGGCAAAAACGCTCGGATGGGGTCTACAACCGCTTGTTGCAGTTTTCCCTACGTCAGGAAGTGGTCCAAGTGGACATCGAACTCCATCTGGACCAAGAACCCTATCGCTTTCGGGCAAGGACCGTGTTCGAGGTGAACCGGGGATCGGTCACAGACTATTACCAATTGGACACTTCTGGGGAACTGGTCACCGTGGACCGGAACTTTCCGCACAACCCCCACGGGCTGTTGATCACCCACTTTTTTGAGGACGCCCTTCGTAAACTGGAACCACAACCCTAA
- the traM gene encoding conjugative transposon protein TraM, which yields MKLEKNKIVFVGFLLAIVIFIVLYAISLGKETEEPELKQPKVPELKDMPEEYGSKLEAVDDIKEQRETPKPSLYGEGHIDSTGTYDPLLEEKERQRIVDSIYREGRIDYGQGTYRKSKQVVVEKETASQATPDAPPKQEPELVYFLEAYRTFFAHNTRNVNTNPPMVVAVVNGEQMVRSKNRLELRLREAVDLNGRHFKRNTLLYGFVSFRANRVFVTIDHIGQHPVNLKVYDLLDGGEGIYVEHSYREEATREVLDDAVQDMNLPGVPQVSGIKQVFRRSNRTVKVTIHDQYQLILKP from the coding sequence ATGAAACTGGAAAAGAACAAAATTGTATTTGTCGGATTTTTATTGGCCATAGTGATCTTTATCGTGCTCTATGCCATTTCCTTGGGCAAGGAAACGGAGGAACCTGAGTTGAAACAGCCCAAGGTACCGGAACTCAAGGATATGCCCGAGGAGTATGGCTCCAAACTGGAGGCGGTGGATGACATCAAGGAACAGCGGGAGACCCCAAAGCCCAGCCTGTACGGGGAGGGACATATCGATTCCACAGGGACTTATGACCCCTTACTGGAAGAAAAAGAGCGGCAACGTATCGTGGACAGTATTTATCGAGAGGGACGGATCGATTATGGACAAGGTACCTATCGAAAGTCCAAACAGGTTGTAGTAGAAAAGGAAACCGCCTCCCAAGCCACACCCGATGCACCTCCGAAACAGGAACCCGAACTTGTCTATTTTTTAGAGGCCTATAGAACCTTCTTTGCTCATAACACAAGGAATGTCAATACCAACCCACCTATGGTGGTGGCGGTGGTCAATGGGGAGCAGATGGTCCGATCCAAAAACCGTCTGGAACTTAGGTTAAGGGAAGCCGTGGACCTGAACGGGAGGCATTTTAAACGGAACACCCTGCTCTATGGTTTTGTCAGTTTTCGGGCCAACCGGGTCTTTGTGACCATCGACCATATTGGCCAACATCCCGTAAACCTTAAAGTGTATGACCTGTTGGACGGGGGTGAGGGCATCTATGTGGAGCACAGTTATCGGGAAGAGGCCACGCGTGAGGTACTCGACGATGCCGTACAGGATATGAACCTGCCTGGGGTGCCCCAGGTAAGTGGCATCAAACAAGTGTTCCGACGTTCCAACCGCACCGTCAAGGTGACCATCCATGACCAATACCAATTGATACTTAAACCTTAA
- a CDS encoding glycerophosphodiester phosphodiesterase family protein, with amino-acid sequence MMMGYKLKTTALAFVAFFCATIAIGQSTRADRILEDFYHQPDKILVAAHRAAHQNFAENSIAALEESIRLEVDIVELDVRMTNDSVLVILHDRTVDRTTNGEGKLSEMTFGEARSLRLLHQDQPTEQVIPTLDEVLPIAKDKILIDIDFKANSKEALVKTVELIKKYGMEHQIIFFLYDYKLAPVLHSICPELIIMPRAYKKKDVNNILDWDYIKIIHVDESFYKERLMKKIVDSNVRVWINALGKYDNMEKEEQNSGYSKLFSKKYINVIQTDRPQELIDYLNVTLN; translated from the coding sequence ATGATGATGGGATATAAACTTAAAACCACTGCATTAGCATTCGTTGCCTTTTTTTGTGCGACCATTGCAATTGGCCAATCAACCAGGGCAGATCGTATTTTAGAGGATTTTTATCATCAGCCAGATAAAATTTTGGTGGCGGCCCATAGGGCCGCCCATCAAAATTTTGCCGAAAATTCCATTGCTGCCCTAGAGGAAAGCATTCGATTAGAGGTCGATATTGTTGAATTGGATGTTAGGATGACCAATGATAGTGTACTTGTAATTCTTCATGATAGAACGGTCGATAGAACAACCAATGGAGAGGGCAAATTATCCGAGATGACTTTTGGAGAGGCAAGAAGCCTCCGGTTACTCCATCAAGACCAGCCTACCGAACAAGTTATTCCAACCTTGGACGAGGTACTGCCCATTGCAAAGGACAAAATTTTAATCGATATCGACTTTAAGGCCAACAGCAAGGAAGCCTTGGTAAAAACAGTGGAGTTGATTAAAAAATATGGGATGGAGCACCAGATTATCTTTTTTCTGTACGATTATAAACTAGCTCCGGTTTTGCATTCCATATGTCCAGAGCTTATTATCATGCCGCGTGCATACAAAAAGAAGGATGTGAACAATATTTTGGATTGGGATTATATTAAGATCATACATGTGGATGAAAGTTTTTACAAGGAACGACTGATGAAAAAAATAGTGGATTCCAATGTTAGGGTTTGGATCAATGCACTGGGTAAATATGATAATATGGAAAAGGAAGAACAGAATTCAGGGTATTCCAAACTTTTTTCAAAAAAGTACATCAATGTAATCCAAACCGACCGTCCTCAAGAACTTATTGATTATTTGAATGTCACATTAAATTGA
- a CDS encoding FecR family protein — protein MTEQEFRNLLDKYVQGTATEEELKLLVEYEEFAVKDSKDKAFESDMHKEALNREIKKIVLKKIGSSKSKSPWLKIAASIAVVLTATIWAVYHNGEPNIYRNETAHFMPIDLPDGSRVMLNGNSKLQYHQKSDGVRSVVLEGEAFFDVARDEQAPFVIQTNDVRTKVLGTSFNIRSTDSIIDISVATGLVQVTSLEESVQLRPNQKVSYYTQTHKMQKDSIDHNLYTSWYKNSIKLDGVRMLDVARILESRYGLRVYFKEEMTKEQKMTIAIDQDESIEDVMDNINFISQLSLTKNQNNEITVQLKK, from the coding sequence ATGACAGAGCAAGAATTCAGAAATCTACTTGACAAATATGTGCAAGGTACTGCTACCGAGGAGGAACTGAAACTTCTAGTGGAATACGAGGAATTTGCCGTTAAAGATTCAAAGGATAAAGCTTTTGAAAGTGATATGCATAAAGAAGCATTGAACCGTGAAATCAAAAAAATAGTCCTTAAAAAGATTGGTTCGAGCAAATCAAAGAGCCCATGGTTAAAAATTGCAGCCTCGATCGCCGTGGTCTTGACCGCTACAATTTGGGCAGTTTACCATAATGGTGAACCCAACATATATAGGAATGAAACCGCTCACTTTATGCCTATCGATTTGCCAGATGGCAGCCGAGTGATGCTGAACGGTAATTCCAAGTTGCAATACCATCAAAAATCTGATGGGGTGCGATCTGTGGTATTGGAAGGGGAAGCTTTTTTTGATGTAGCCAGGGATGAACAAGCCCCATTTGTGATCCAAACAAATGATGTTCGGACCAAGGTGCTCGGAACCAGCTTTAATATAAGGAGCACAGACAGTATTATAGATATATCGGTTGCCACTGGATTGGTGCAGGTGACGTCCCTAGAAGAATCTGTGCAATTGCGACCAAATCAAAAAGTATCCTACTATACCCAAACCCATAAAATGCAAAAGGATTCAATTGATCACAACCTATATACCTCGTGGTACAAAAACTCCATCAAATTGGATGGGGTGCGTATGTTGGATGTGGCCCGAATCCTTGAATCCCGTTATGGACTCAGGGTATACTTTAAGGAAGAGATGACCAAGGAACAAAAAATGACCATTGCCATTGACCAGGATGAGAGTATCGAAGATGTCATGGATAACATCAATTTTATTAGCCAACTTAGTTTAACCAAAAACCAAAACAATGAAATAACAGTACAATTGAAAAAATAA